The window CTGCATTCCGGCCAACAAGATTTTGGTGTCAGGAAATCTGTTTGAAACAGATGAAATGATTGCATTAAGGTTTTTTCTGGTTTCTGCTAAAGGGATTCCTCTCAACCCATCGTTTCCTCCGAGTTCAAGTATGAAAACTTCGGGTTGATCCTCCAGAAACCAATCAAGCCTACTCAAGCCACTGGCAGTAGTTTCTCCACTTAAACCACCATTTATCACTCGATAATTTAAGTTAAGACTATCTATTTTATTTTGAATCAAGGAAGGAAAAGATTCATCCTCATCCAAACCATATCCTGCTGTCAAACTATTGCCATAAAATAAAATATTTTTTTTCTTTTGCTTCTCAGGCTTTTTATCTGCTGTAGGTGTAACCTTTTTCTCTGATTCCTGTTTTTGATTACAGGAGACAGTAAAAAAGGAAATGGCTACAAGAAGTAGCATTACCGGAAATATTGTTTTTATCAATTTTAACATTTGAAAAATTTTTACAATCAATTATCAAAAATACTAAACTTAATCCACTATTGTTTTTGTTCAAAAGGGATAAGTTTTTTTCTTTGAAAGATATGAACATACT of the Cyclobacterium marinum DSM 745 genome contains:
- a CDS encoding arylesterase; the protein is MLKLIKTIFPVMLLLVAISFFTVSCNQKQESEKKVTPTADKKPEKQKKKNILFYGNSLTAGYGLDEDESFPSLIQNKIDSLNLNYRVINGGLSGETTASGLSRLDWFLEDQPEVFILELGGNDGLRGIPLAETRKNLNAIISSVSNRFPDTKILLAGMQIPPNMGQEYSEEFREMYAEIARKQEVEMIPFLLEGVAGNPDLNLPDGIHPTSEGQEIVAQTVWKHLRPLL